In Drosophila santomea strain STO CAGO 1482 chromosome 3L, Prin_Dsan_1.1, whole genome shotgun sequence, a single window of DNA contains:
- the LOC120449239 gene encoding uncharacterized protein LOC120449239 isoform X1, with protein MRLLVISFILMAICLAARADVSQLVRSGNGFVYDVPKVTELELEVNNEFPTGEEFPQDAIPVAPSDAELGQAEDLEEPVEPVEPAASSTTISKKIHGYKYQVPSRRFKS; from the exons ATG CGCCTTTTGGTAATCAGTTTCATACTTATGGCAATTTGTCTGGCCGCCCGAGCAGATGTCTCCCAGTTGGTGAGATCTGGCAATGGATTTGTTTACGATGTGCCCAAAGTCAcggaactggagctggaggtgaACAACGAGTTTCCCACGGGCGAGGAGTTCCCCCAGGATGCCATCCCAGTGGCTCCCTCCGATGCCGAACTTGGCCAGGCGGAGGATCTGGAGGAGCCAGTGGAACCAGTGGAACCAGCAGCATCCAGCACAACTATCTCCAAGAAAATCCATGGATACAAATA
- the LOC120449239 gene encoding uncharacterized protein LOC120449239 isoform X2 codes for MAICLAARADVSQLVRSGNGFVYDVPKVTELELEVNNEFPTGEEFPQDAIPVAPSDAELGQAEDLEEPVEPVEPAASSTTISKKIHGYKYQVPSRRFKS; via the coding sequence ATGGCAATTTGTCTGGCCGCCCGAGCAGATGTCTCCCAGTTGGTGAGATCTGGCAATGGATTTGTTTACGATGTGCCCAAAGTCAcggaactggagctggaggtgaACAACGAGTTTCCCACGGGCGAGGAGTTCCCCCAGGATGCCATCCCAGTGGCTCCCTCCGATGCCGAACTTGGCCAGGCGGAGGATCTGGAGGAGCCAGTGGAACCAGTGGAACCAGCAGCATCCAGCACAACTATCTCCAAGAAAATCCATGGATACAAATA